In Chloracidobacterium sp., the following proteins share a genomic window:
- a CDS encoding MerR family transcriptional regulator, whose product MDYKPADAARACNASPNTIRNWCRDYAAFLSPGASGHGGDRLLTDRDMQVLQMIAQLRAEKMLLPEITARLREVTFGDIAPPGPSAPPSTLQAPQNAQDGLQQAQGVLVALQALQAQVDAIREATGQYRQQRRDNVTAFGLGFIVAGFLFLGMVLLSWLYGG is encoded by the coding sequence ATGGACTATAAGCCAGCCGACGCGGCGCGGGCCTGCAACGCGTCGCCCAATACGATCCGCAACTGGTGCCGGGATTACGCCGCCTTTTTGTCGCCCGGCGCAAGCGGCCACGGCGGGGATCGCCTCCTGACCGACCGCGATATGCAAGTCCTCCAAATGATCGCCCAACTGCGCGCCGAAAAAATGTTGCTGCCCGAAATTACGGCCCGGCTGCGGGAAGTCACATTTGGCGACATTGCCCCGCCTGGGCCATCTGCCCCGCCAAGTACCCTCCAAGCGCCGCAAAACGCACAGGACGGCCTACAGCAAGCGCAGGGTGTCCTAGTAGCACTCCAAGCCCTGCAAGCGCAGGTGGACGCTATACGTGAGGCCACGGGGCAATATAGGCAACAGCGCCGGGATAATGTAACGGCGTTTGGCTTGGGTTTCATCGTGGCCGGGTTTCTATTCCTGGGCATGGTCTTGTTGTCGTGGCTGTACGGCGGCTAG